In Deltaproteobacteria bacterium, the following are encoded in one genomic region:
- a CDS encoding CerR family C-terminal domain-containing protein: MTIRRDNHDLTRERILNEAEALFAQKGFDAVSIRQITTAARCNLAAVNYHFGNKENLYMEIFRARWVPRAMRLQEYFRKSLAAQGPPSPTTVAKALAQAFLKGPLSDEERQRHHQLMARELGQPTEAFELVAKQVMRPFFNELADTFRSFMPEGLGEEHLMLNILSIFAMVLYFNFARMAVTRITGREYNSAFEARLVKHIMEFSLKGLGVGEQGALR, encoded by the coding sequence ATGACTATTCGAAGAGACAATCATGACTTGACTAGAGAGCGCATTCTTAATGAGGCCGAAGCCCTTTTTGCGCAAAAAGGTTTTGACGCAGTCAGTATTAGACAAATTACGACTGCCGCCCGATGCAATCTGGCAGCCGTGAATTACCATTTCGGGAATAAGGAAAATCTATACATGGAGATTTTCCGCGCCCGTTGGGTGCCCAGGGCTATGCGCCTGCAAGAATATTTCAGGAAATCCTTGGCTGCTCAAGGCCCGCCCTCGCCTACGACGGTGGCTAAAGCCCTGGCCCAGGCCTTTCTGAAAGGACCGCTATCGGATGAGGAACGTCAGCGCCACCACCAACTCATGGCCAGAGAGCTGGGCCAGCCTACTGAGGCCTTTGAGCTGGTGGCCAAGCAGGTGATGCGGCCATTCTTTAATGAGTTGGCCGACACATTCCGTTCGTTTATGCCCGAGGGGCTTGGAGAAGAACATCTGATGCTTAACATCTTGAGTATATTCGCTATGGTGCTCTACTTCAACTTCGCCCGGATGGCGGTTACCCGCATCACGGGACGGGAATACAATTCAGCGTTTGAGGCCCGATTGGTGAAACACATTATGGAATTTTCCCTCAAAGGATTGGGCGTTGGCGAACAGGGGGCGCTTCGGTGA